In a single window of the Anaerolineae bacterium genome:
- a CDS encoding HDOD domain-containing protein, giving the protein MAFYNVSPGKLIATDDPSAVIQTCLGSCVGVAMYDRKAVIGGLVHIILPNGSEDKEKTSPARYARSGIPLLLDKMIKLGASKADIVAEIAGGGFMLGNKKPDMNFNIGGRNSDMARQILGILGIPIKREHIGGNFRRTVRLELAGGMIHVKTGEENKEHALSLKPDKKIELEDLKNRIHMLKPMPETARRIISRIEYSGSRLSDLEKYISQDQAITANILKMCNSAQYGFPGLISSFKQAAAFLDTKTLKKIIMDASLCNLYTDEIGVYSVEKGEVFNHSLCCAMVAKLICRQKKIKDPDTVFTAGLLHDIGKVILDQYDFEKFNLIMDRVLNGAMGFLDAENEILGYNHAQAGGIVARELNLPEVLIEAISFHHQPWETRENPEVVSIVHIADNICSMIGYGCGADDLAGDIDQFATSSINLSSDDVDRIIENLPEIVEKMQGYLS; this is encoded by the coding sequence ATGGCTTTTTATAATGTTTCACCGGGAAAATTAATTGCAACCGATGACCCTTCAGCAGTAATTCAGACATGCCTGGGTTCATGTGTGGGTGTTGCCATGTATGATCGTAAGGCTGTGATAGGCGGGCTGGTTCACATTATACTGCCGAATGGAAGTGAAGATAAGGAAAAAACCAGCCCGGCCCGTTATGCCAGGTCCGGCATTCCGCTCTTATTGGATAAAATGATAAAGTTAGGAGCTTCAAAAGCCGATATTGTTGCGGAAATTGCCGGTGGTGGTTTTATGTTAGGCAACAAAAAGCCGGATATGAACTTTAACATAGGCGGAAGAAATTCTGATATGGCCCGGCAGATTTTGGGCATTTTGGGAATACCGATAAAAAGAGAGCATATTGGCGGAAATTTCAGAAGAACGGTCCGACTGGAATTGGCCGGCGGCATGATCCATGTCAAAACAGGGGAAGAAAACAAAGAGCATGCCCTGAGCTTAAAACCAGACAAAAAGATCGAACTTGAAGATTTGAAGAACAGGATACATATGCTTAAACCAATGCCTGAAACAGCCCGCAGGATAATATCAAGGATAGAATATTCCGGATCCAGACTGTCTGATCTGGAAAAATATATCTCGCAAGATCAAGCAATTACGGCCAATATACTAAAAATGTGCAATTCGGCCCAATATGGTTTTCCCGGTCTGATTTCGAGTTTCAAACAAGCTGCAGCATTTTTGGATACAAAGACACTGAAAAAGATCATCATGGATGCATCGCTGTGCAATCTTTACACGGACGAAATCGGCGTATATTCCGTGGAAAAAGGGGAGGTGTTTAATCATTCTCTATGCTGCGCTATGGTTGCTAAACTGATTTGTCGGCAGAAAAAAATTAAAGATCCTGATACTGTTTTCACGGCAGGGCTGCTTCACGACATCGGCAAGGTAATTTTAGATCAGTATGATTTTGAAAAATTCAACCTGATTATGGACAGAGTTCTTAACGGAGCAATGGGGTTTCTTGATGCTGAAAATGAAATTTTGGGGTATAACCATGCTCAGGCAGGAGGAATTGTGGCCAGGGAGTTGAATCTGCCGGAAGTCCTGATTGAGGCCATCTCGTTTCACCACCAGCCCTGGGAGACTAGAGAGAATCCCGAGGTTGTTTCCATAGTACACATTGCCGATAATATATGTTCCATGATCGGTTATGGATGCGGAGCCGATGACCTGGCCGGCGATATTGATCAGTTTGCGACTTCAAGCATTAACTTAAGCAGCGATGATGTTGACAGAATCATCGAAAATCTGCCCGAAATTGTGGAAAAAATGCAAGGTTATCTTTCATGA